Genomic window (Nymphaea colorata isolate Beijing-Zhang1983 chromosome 1, ASM883128v2, whole genome shotgun sequence):
CATGAACAAATCCTAAGGAATTCTACCATAGTTGTAACTCTCCCTGTTAGTCCCCTGCATTCCGAAGGTACATGGTTTCAAAATAAGTTGGTGGGGAGCAGGGGCcgagccacatgtgggcatgtgtgggcagttgcccacacaatcccacatattttatttcttttcacaCAGGTGGTTTTCAAGAATTTGTTTATTCGTATATGTGTGTCCCTTAATTATTTACTTCGTGCCCCGTACACTTTTAATTATGTTTAATATTGATCACTACCGCAGCCCTTCATTGACTGCTCAATATTGAGCATTCAATGAGAAGAGAGATGGACAGAAGTCAGAGATTGGTAAATAGGTGAATTCCAGATTCGCAGCTAGAGGCAGTCAACAATTTACATATTTATTAGCTCTGTGATGCCAAAATCTCCTCCAACAAGGAAAAAGTTGTATATGTGAAACCATTTTTTTGGAATATGATAAAATCCTGATATATTTGACATAAGACTGCACAGTTCTTTGGTTTTGTTCACATTTATGATGCCTATTGACTGAGTTATAACAAACAATTCCAGAATTTAAGACAGAGTTATAACAACCCAATTCCAGGTTTTGACAAAGAAATTGGATATAGATTAGGGTTTAGCAGTTTTGAGCCGGATGAGTCTGAAAATTTAGACAACAAAAGTTGGCTGCTAAGTGTGTAAAGATATTACCTTAAGTGATTCACAAGGTAAAATAAAATCCAAAAGGAGACTTTAGTTAGAAAAAGTATATTTTCTGTTagcatttttattttgaggGAAGTGGATATAAATATGAGATCATTTGGTGGATTCTTTAGATTATAAGACTCGATCAAATGCACATCTCCCGACCAAGGACTGCATGTAAAAGGATATCTTGcttaagaaaattatttttcttggctTTTTACATATTTTCGGGCCAAGTGCAAGTAAATAtaggaggttttttttttttgaagattcttgAGATGGAATTTTAAGAAAACTGCCAATTACATGTCACCAACTCTAAGAACTCCGCGGTTCAAACACGGAAAACTAACCGCCCACATTTAAAAGGCCAGATTTTGTTTACAAAAGTATTcaagggtggagccaaaaattcTGATGAAGTAGTACtagtaataatttttttaaattttaagaagtCATTAATATAGGAATAAAAAATTACTCTTAGGTGTTAATAggaaaataagtattttttgtgggccagtgtgggcaactgcccgcacggtgcccacaccagcctctaTCCTTTAAGTATCACTTTTATTTCGAGCTCAAGAACCAAAGATAAGGGCACTTTTgctgtgtagagagagagagagagagagagagatggagaaaggAGTAGTGAGCGTGGCGTTGATGCTGGTAATGGTGTCATTAGCAGCAGCTTGGGAAGGTGTGGATTCGAGGAGGAGCGAGGGCGCAGATGAATATGAACTGGAAAGGCCTTCTGTGATGCCCAGCAAAGAGCCCGTCATGACTATCAAGGTGATTCTCACTTAAGCACGCCGccattgatttcttcttcaaacatattttcataGCTTCTGTAATATTTTATGTCACTGTTAGAGAGGATTATGTAGACTAACTATTTCAATTGTAGTTCAAATACTCATTTTCGTTTTGTTCTATATGTATTATTAAAAACGTAAAGTGTTCGATGATCTTTGTTCTGTTTAAAGATCCAACGCCATGAGATTTGATGTCCTGTGTATTGGCCTCGGTGCAGACTGAAGAAGGGGACGTGATCGACTGTGTTCACATCTATGCTCAACCTGCCTTTGATAATCCCTTGCTCAAGGATCATGTCatcaaggtctctctctctctctctctctatatatatatatatatatatatatataaacaatatccGATATCCgacatatttcaattttcagatATATGACActatgaaaattggtttgagtctgctaaaatttcacaatttttatgcaaaattaGACCAAACCAAAAGGGCTGGAGGTGACGAAGGAACTTCTTCCACAATCTCATGGAGCAGGTATAAAGAATCAGCGGCGGTGCCCTCAAGGGACTGTCCCCATTCTTCGGCAGCTCACAAACGGACACAATGCCCTCAATATTCCTCCTTCTTACAGCACAAACGCCAACGCAATTTCCAACTCTGAAGATTATCGGGaggtaacttctctctctctctctctctctctctatatatatatatatatatatatatatatatatatatatatatatatatatatatatatatatatatatatatatatatataatgcatgaaCTGAGCAGTGTTTTTCTCATGattaatttctgaaaaaaaaaaaaagaacagtttGCCGCAGTGAGAGGACAATATGCAAGCGAGGTGCTTGGTGCTGTTGGGAATTTGAACATTTGGAAGCCTGAAGTCGAGCCCAACGAGTACAGTGCCAGCAGGATAATTGTTCTTAGCGGTACTTCAGACGGCCAACTTTACCAAGATCATATCCTTGCTGGATGGATTgtgagttctctctctctctctctctctctctctctctctctctctatatatatatatatatatatatatatataaacgaatGCATTGGTGATGCCCGCTTTTTTAACAATTTAGTTTGGCTCAATTTTTGTAGTTACAATGAATGATCTTTACATTCAAAAGACTataaatttacaaaaataatattttagacGTATAAATacaatctcaaaatcaacagttttaattttcttttctagaaGTGAACTTATGTCCTGTGAAATTAAACACGTACGATTCGCATGATATATAGGGACAATTAATTATTTATGTTGCTCACTTTTACTATAAGCATTTAATGACATTTCTAACACTTTAAGAGTTGCTTTTGACAAATCTAACCTTATGGATTAATTCACAACGTTAAATCCACGTATAGGATaaaacatttcatgaaaaaaaaagatttaaaaggttttcaattttattgattttggcTTAATTTCTCGATTCATTAAGTTAACGCTTGTCTACATCAGATTTTCGTGATTTCAGGTTTATtgcttaatttatttttatatatttcacaTCTTTTGAATTTGGAAAAGATACCTAGGGAATCGAGAGACACAAGACATGGAAGGCATAATCTAAGCATTtatgacacacacacatattatatatatatatatatatatatatatatatatatataaaagtttatgTCCTACGCCACTTTGGTCGGGAACAAGAACCATGCCACATGCTAAATGAGATGTTCAATCAAGTGCGAGAACCAATACTTCAGTTTCATTTCAACTGAAATGCTTTATATTGATTTACAATCTTCGCGATATATTGCAGGTATTCCCGTCCAAATTCTCCGATTCTCAGCCAAGATTTTACACCCATTGGCAGGTAAGCATATGGCTCCATGATTGTTAGGGATGTACACGAGCCGAGTCTAGCTCAAGTTAGACCAACTTGAGCTCGATTCGACTCAgaaactcaagctcaactcgacaATACAATATctagcttgaactcgactcgtttaagttAAGCATGACTCGTTGTtgttttaactcgtttaacatcTCAAGCTTATACTTGAAttcaagctcgagttggcttgactcattgtTTCCTGTGGCTAGTTGAAATGAACTTAAAGAGGTCATTGATAATACATGTATACATGAACGTTTATTCACATTACAGAAACACAAACTAGCTAATTACTCTATTCATTTACCTATAACACTGCTTCCAAGGGCATTGCCTAGCTGATTGGAGTTACAACCTTATAAACGACGATAATATGATTGTCGTTGGGCCTTAGAAGAAACAATAGaccaaaacaagttttttattttcttttaagatgTGGCACTAGCTCCACTGACGTAAAAAAACGTCACTGAAAGGTCAGTTCACTAGCGCACGCATATTTCGCCTCTAATTTATTAGCTGCATTAGTTTCATTGAGGCAGCTTTCCGCAGCACAAGTCATGTCAATGGTAATTTTACTATTCTTTGTTCATATTATATTTCTTGTAGTGTGAATTCAAAATCATGATTTCTCATCTAGCAGCCCAAACACTTTGAAATTACACTAATTAATTAATAGTTCTCACCTCACACCATGACTACAAATAAAGAGTTTTACTGACAACAACTGTCACTAATGGGAGGTTTAACTGCTATTCTTGCCAGGCTAATGGTACAGCCGGTTGCTTCAACTTGGATTGCCCAGGCTTTGTACAAGTGAGTCCTAAACAGGTCTTTGGTGGATCACTGCCAGCTTCTGCCTACAAAAAGATACAAATTCATATCTTTGTTGGTATTTTCAAGGTAAGCTGTGTTCCATCTTATTTGAGTGAGCCGGAGCTTAGCAAA
Coding sequences:
- the LOC116245747 gene encoding uncharacterized protein LOC116245747, with translation MVSLAAAWEGVDSRRSEGADEYELERPSVMPSKEPVMTIKTEEGDVIDCVHIYAQPAFDNPLLKDHVIKTKPKGLEVTKELLPQSHGAGIKNQRRCPQGTVPILRQLTNGHNALNIPPSYSTNANAISNSEDYREFAAVRGQYASEVLGAVGNLNIWKPEVEPNEYSASRIIVLSGTSDGQLYQDHILAGWIVFPSKFSDSQPRFYTHWQANGTAGCFNLDCPGFVQVSPKQVFGGSLPASAYKKIQIHIFVGIFKDEHGNWWLQFNQDPIGYWPGSLFPYLSSGANSTEWGGEILNTRPGGNRSTTQMGSGHPWFEGFRSAAYISSMRYVDRDDEKQQLQVVNVDSITPFVTNEGCNQAAYYGNDDWMHRHLFFGGTHNNSTCS